The Papaver somniferum cultivar HN1 chromosome 6, ASM357369v1, whole genome shotgun sequence genome segment ATTGTTTATTATTCAAAGGCTTCTGCAAGGTCTATTCACCAAAAGCGCGACCTGCTAATGCAAGTCCAGGGTAAAACAAGCCAGTCTCAGGCATTGTTATTAGTTAGTAGCAAAACTATGGAAGACTCCTCTCCGGGATTTCAACCATCTGCAACTACCCCAGACACGCCTGGCTATGTGGTTGCTTCAAACCCTAGTGCTCCGATGGAAATTGATTCTAATGAATCAAGGAAGAGGCAGAGCCCAGATGATGGCAGATCATCGGATGATGTGTATAGCTGGCGAAAATATGGGGAGAAACATGTAAAAGGAAATGAGTCTACACGGAGCTATTACAAATGTTCCAATCCTGTCTGTGAAGCGAAGAAGCAAGTAATACGATCTTATGAAGGGCAGACAAAAGAGATTACTTATAAAGGAAACCATAATCATCTCGCACCACAGCCAAGTAATGAAATGGCAGTTGGTACAACTCTTTTTGTTTATAACGGGCCGGCGAAAGAGATTACGTATAAGGCAAAGCACGATCTTCCTGCGCAGACAAGCAGTGAAATGGCCGTTGGTATGACTCTGTTCATTGAAAAAAGATCCCTTTTAGAACTTTTATTTCATAGGCTTAGTTTACTTGGATACTTAAGGTAATAACTATTGGTTTCTTTTTGTACCCTCTTCTATCTGCAGAAAAACAAATTCATCTCACCGAACCAAATGGTATCTCTGGTTTTTCTCCCATCACAGCACAAAGTGAGGAAATTTCAGGTGCAGCACCAAAACTGACCGATGATATCAAGGTCGCGGAATGTGATGATCCAGAGTCCTCCATAAAATGTGTTGGGCTCAACGCAATGTCCATCAGCAAAACTCCGGCTAAGTTAAAACAGAAGCGGAGGAAACCATCTGTTGAGGTGCCAGGTGAATGCCAGTCCCCTGCAATTGTGTCACCTTTGGCGATTCAAGCAGCAACACCCTCAACTTTCTCAAATTCTCCAGGTCAGATGGTTACGTCAAGAACCATTGTACCTGTTGAAGTTGACTCTCATGAGTTGCAGCAGAGACAAGTTTTGGACAGCATAGTTCAGGCTATGCCATCTGACCTCAAAGGGCCTCTGATGGCCGCTGAAAGATTGTCGGAAGATGGATATAACTGGCGAAAATATGGGCAAAAACGTATTTCAGGAAGTGAATTCCCACGGAGCTATTACAGATGTACGCATCCTAACTGCCAGGTGAAAAAACAGCTGGAACGTTCTCATGATGGAAAGCTCACGGAGATTGTATATAAAGGAACTCATGATCATCCTAAACCTCAGCCAAGCAGTCGAATGGTAGTTGGTACGATACTGTCTATTCAAGAAGAATCTGATAGAGTTTCTTTAAATCTCAAAAAAGGTATGCAAGGAATGTTATGCGTGAATTTTTGGACCTGTCACTGCTTGATAATTCATGGCTAAGGTtcccttcttcttttgttccctgTAGATAACTCATCAAATGGACATGACATAGCATCATGCGATACCAATCCGAAGAGCATCCAACCCCAAGAGCTTGCTCATGTTGGCACATCTCATATTGCAGCAACTGATGTGGATGTAAAAGATCAGGGTCCTAAGTTGAATGAGCCTGGGAAGGAAGTGAACAATGATCAAGTTCCAGTATCTAAGGCAAGCTGCTCTGAATCCAATACTGAGACCAGCAATGCGTTGGCGGTGGCAGTGTCAACTCACCAGCAAAGTGAGCCGTCTCTACAAATTCAAGGTTAATGGGAAACAGTTATTCATTTATTTATTAAGCTTCATTGGAGACCTTGAATTTCAACCACGAATCTGACTCTAATCTTTACGTGTTCTGAAACATCCAGTTTACATGGTCTCCTCAAGAGATGGTTTACCTGTTGATTCTAATGAAAAGCGGGAGACTGATGGCCCAGACAGTGGGCTCCAAGCGGGACAATCTTATCAAAAAGGAACTAGTTCTTTAATACCAACTGAGAGATTACCTGATGATGTATATAACTGGCGGAAGTATGGGCAAAAACATATCAAGGGAAACGAATTCCCGCGAAGCTATTATAGATGCACGTATCCGAACTGCCAGGTGAAAAAACAATTGGGACTATCTCATGATGGTAGGATAATAGAGATTATTTACAAGGGGAAGCATGATCATCCCAAGCCTCTGCCTAGGGGTGCAATTCTGTCTGTCCAGGATGAAAGATCTGATGGTTAGCACACAAAACCGCTGTTGTTTTTTAATTGCTTATGCATGGCAAAACTGCTTATAGTTTTTATGTTCTGTAGGCAAGCCATCAAATGAAGAGAGCCAGAGCCAGACATCTCATTATATTAAGATAATAGGTGCCAACGAGCATCCAGTTGTCATGGCAAGTGATGATGATTTGGAATCTCCAACTACACAATCAAATAGGGTCAGCGATGATGTTGAGGGTGATGATGACCCGCAGTCTAAACGCAGGTGACTAATGTTCAATTCAGACACTAATTGAAATATGTAGGTGCTTTCGTGTATAACTACGATTGTTGATGTGGTGAATAAATTGGAAGCAGGAAGAAAGACGTTGATGATTTAGACGTTTCTGCAATGGGTAGAGCAGTTCGGGAACCACGTTATGTTGTCGAAAAGCCTAGTGAGGTTGATGTAGTGGATGATGGGTACCGCTGGCACAAATATGGTAGAAAAATGGTGAAAGGCAACACCAATCCAAGGTATGTAGATCCCTTTAAGAAATAGATCCTCTCTGGTAGACAATGAACTATTCCTTTGCGGTTGAGATGGCAATAGTAAAGTAGCAATTGAATGCTTCCCTGGTGCTTTCTTCTGTTACAGTAGGATTCAGTTTCTTTAAGTTATGGGTGAACTCTTGGACTCTCCTTATTGTTATTCAAGGAGTGGGTACTGCAGTATTCCTCCACCCTTGACCTTTTATGTTCCTCAGATCTGTAGCTTCTCTTCTGAAGTTTAAATGTAGAGTAGGAAAATCCGACCCTTTCCCCACATGCAGGGCATTATTCTGACACCCAGCATTGATGTGTCAGATGTATCAGAATCACTTTTGTTGTTGACATTTTCAAAACCATGTATTTAAATGATGCTTTCGTCTTGCTGCCCGAATGTGCTCAAGCTGGTAGgagatgttcacatgaaagtggCTTTTCCACCATACAGCTGTCTTTATACTTACActgtttttatgttgttgtttttttggttACGTAGAAATTACTACAGATGCTCAAATTCTGGTTGCTCAATGAAGAAGCATGTGGAGAGGTCATCACACAATCCGAAACTACTCATAACCACATATGAGGGAAAGCATAACCATGACATGCCTGCTCCGAGAACTTACAGTAATGAAGCCTTAACACCAAAGCCTGGGTCGGAAGAGCACGATGCGGATACCATTGAGAATAGAGTAGGAGCTGCAGGAGCAGGCTCAAGTCCTCAAATTGGAATGATCGAGGATAAGCGTTCAATGCTGGATCAAGTAGCAGCTCAGGACAAAAACCATAGCACAATTCCACTTCATAACATAGTTGATCTAAACCCGCTTGCAACCTGTCTCGGTGGTGCAGATGGAGACAAACTGAAGGAAAAGCAGAATGATTCCCCTAGGTTTGACAACCCACCACCATGAAAGCATTTGTAAGCCGCTGAAAATGGGTGCACATAGGAAAAGATGATTGGTAAATTATGAATGTTGTCGAAGATGGTCGCCCATCAATAAATGTACTGGATATTCTTGGAGAAGGCAATGGCCGTTATTTGGGGTATCATGATTTAGATATATGATATTTTGACATTTATTAGTCAATAGCTACTGTTTTGCTCGAGTAAATTCCCCCCCTGTAGTAAGGTTTCGCTTTCTTTAAATAATTTCATTTGAATGTATATTCACTAGCTTTGTAGCAGAAGACTTATGTAATGGTAGTGTTTTTTAAGCTGAAATGTTGGGTAGTGTTTCTCCTAGACAAAAATGGAAAGCTCCTCGATCAAGCTATTTTTTTTATGTGAAAATTTTCAGACGTAAGAGTCCTCATTGGCATGTAGCTTTTTAAAAGATTTAAAGGTCTCACTAGAAGATATGAACCTGGTAGTGTGGAGGTCATAACCATGCACTTTAATGTCACATTGATGTAGCCAATTTATATAAACTTTCAAGCGTGATGTGTTCTTTCCGTAGAAGTTCCGTTAAATATAGAAATCTCAGATAAGAAAATTCGTGACTGATGTATTCCTCTACGTGACAGCATTGAACACATTTCAGACGACTTAAAACAGTGTCTTTTACAGGATGATCTACATGGTGGTGCTCGTCCCAAGCTATATTTTTAGATCTTCTCCATTAAGGCCACACAAGGCCATAAGTGAAGTGCATGTAAAACATAAAATAGGGAaggacaaagcaaaaaaaaaaaaaaagtaaacaaaaGAGTGCCCTTGTTTCTGGGTAGATTCTTTGATCACTTGTGCCTGGGTCAGCTCTTAACTGAGACTACAACAAAGTTCGCGCTGCTCTAGGACGAACAACACCTTTTAGTTTGTGAATCTGCTTCATGGTTCGGAGCCTGTACCACCACAGTCTTCCCATTCTCCATCCATCCagtatcttgtttcttgttctcttGACAGAGGATAACTTTTCGGCTCAAGATGTTATATATTTCCTTAACGACAGTCTGGAAAGCAGCTTTGACATTGGATGAGTCAAGCGCTGAAGTTTCCATAAAAAACAACCCCTGAGCTTCTGCTAGGGACTTCCCCTCCTCCATTGTTACCTCCCTAGCATCTCTCAAATCAGATTTGTTCCCAACAAGAATGGTAACCACATTCATATCCGAGTGAGCTGTTTAATAAAATGATCAGAAAACAGAAAGTGTTGCTTCAATAACAATAAGTTAACAAGGAAATAAACAGATACATCAAAGTGGCAGTTTAGCGGTTGCCGCATACTAACTGGATAGCTGCCCCAGCACAAGTTGACTAGCCAACTAAAAATATTATCTCCCATAATATCTATCTGAATGGATAGCATTTTCAGGAGACGGAACAATCCTCCTAGTTTGTTCACATGTTTGTTTAAGAATCCTAAATCTTTCGGTAACACCTTAAAAAGTTAATAGAAATGTGTAGGCAAGGCTAATATCGGATGGTTATAAGTTCTGATTAATCACGACCGGACCTTTCCTTGATTGCTTACACTCTACACCCCaacatttatgtttttttttctttctgaaagaCCTCACAGTCCCTCTGGTCATATCCTTGTTTCGTCAGATTATCAAGTGTTGCAGTTATCGTAAGGCAAAAGTTAAAGAGCACTTACTGTGAAGTTCGTTAAGCCATCTGCCGATACTATCAAATGTCTGACGTCTGCTGATATCGTAAACCACAAGAGCTCCAACAGCACCTCTATAGTATGCAGATGTCACGGCTCTAAATCGTTCTTGGCCTGCTGTATCCCAAATTTGAGCTTTAATTTCCTTCCCATCAATATCCATCTTTTGAGTTTGGAACTCAACTCCTATGGTTGATTTAGAATTTGGGTAGAACTCATCCCTAGCAAATCTTGCTAGCAAGTTTGACTTACCGACAGCTGAATCACCAATTAAAACAACCTTGAAAAGATAATCCTCAGTTTGTTCTTCCTCTGTATAAAAGGCCATCTGCTCAAATACCTTTCTTTATGTACTGGTTATGCTTAGAGTAATATCGTAGGGACCATATCCGGCTATACTATTTGCTTTTCAGCTTCTTCACAGTTGGAGAGTTCAGCACACAAATTCTGCAATTCCCCCTTCAAAGAATAAACAGATCATGttagaacaagaagaagaataacacacaagaaaagaaaaaaacggtACGAAGATTTTGTGGTCACTTGAAGTAACCCAATGCAGTACACAAAAACTGAAGAACATACCTCCTGGGGTTCAATATTATCCAACGTAACTACGGCAAGTTCAGTCAAGAATTCCACATTTTTTTGCTTTATTATTTGGCAGAAAACTTCATAATAAGTGTGCACCAAGCCCCAGTCCAGCTGATAGATAACATCCAACACTACATAAGGTTCCAGCTTTAGTTTCCCACAGTCTGCATAGAACACATGAAATGAACAAATTCAGCAAAGAAACATATCCACTTAGCTCTGCTGATCGTTTCTACATACAGAAACATCACATTATCAACCTCATAAAGCAAAATACTGAAACTAAGTCTAGAGCTTATGAAAATAAACAAGATCAAAAACTATGAAACAAAGCTCTACactacacacaaaaaaaaaacttcaaatatAGAGAGAAAACCCTTGATCTCAATGGGATAcacaaaaaaagcaaaaaaatcaCTATTAAAACTAGATAAGTTGGATATACAAATTCTCAAAACTTAGCTATGAATAGGAAAAATAAGTTACACCTTTTTGACTATCATTCTTCTTATGTCAATGGGTCCCACTCACTATCAACACTATTATCACAAAGACATTCCTCTACCTCAATAACAAACTTTTCCTTCCAAAATATTTccactaaaaaaaaaactaacaaattttttttgtttgcaaGATTTTGGACCAAAGTAGAAAAGGGTGAAATGAAAGAATTTTGATTCCTACCTACTTATGCTACACTTCTTTCCCTTAAATAGGGTTTTCACTTCTGTTTCTGTCTATAGAAGTTGGTACAACATTAATAATCAGTTACTAAAAGTCAAAATTTACACGATCAAAAGATGAAAAACTGAAAACCACCCCACATTCAAATTTATGATCTTTGGTAAGATTTCCACAGCAGAATTTCAATATCATGATTCTAATCACTAAACTCTAAACCTAATTTTTATTCAACAAAATGAGCACAATAAACTAGTTAAATTGACAGAAAGAGTAACGAATGAAATTAAAGAAACGGAGGGATGAAAAATTTACCAACCTTAATGAAATGAAGTAGATGGAGATGTAAGTTTGATTGTTTTATGATCAAAaacaaatcaacaacaacaacagagagGTGAAGTGGTTTGTTGTTGTCCAGTTAGATCGGTCTGTCTATTTATCAGAGAGGAGGGGAGAGAGAGatgtaaagaaagaaagaatcagAAAAGTGATGAgtgagaaaaaagagagaaagacaAAATTTGTATATATAAATCTCTTCTCTTTGTGCAAAGAACGGAGAGAAATTAAAATGGTTCACGATTCAAGGTAAACACAACAAAGGGAGCTTATTTGTGTAATTTTAGGGAAAtgcaaagagaagaagagaagagagaGGAAGGAAAGAGGGAGGGGACCTTGGAAAAATATATTACTGAATTAGTCTGACGGAGACGTGGAACCGTGCAAGTTTAGTTTATGAGTGTGTATCATACTGGGCCTTTTATATATACTTACATTGGTGCTGTTAAGGCCCCAGAAGCACTATACTCAGTAGGCACTGCCGCACTAGGTTGCAAGTCTGCAACTTTTTTCTAAGCAACGTGATTTTAGATATGCAGGTAAATAACAGATGAGAATGAGATGATAAAATTGCTCCATCTGGGAGCCGCTTAGGATGATAGTGATGGATAAAAAATACTCGAATAATGCATGAAAAAATTTCCATATGCTTGCTAagatttacgaagaaaatgtCATCTTCTTGACTCAAATTTGAACAGTTGTCATTAGCTATTGAACCGTGGACTACCATCATTATTGTTGCCAGGGTAACTAAATAATGTATGCCCACAGATCTTTATAAATGACAGAACCCAATATGTGTCTGTGAGTGAGACTGTGGGAGGGTTGGGTATTTAGGAGGGCTCTTGCACATTTTGAACCCCTCTGGACAACCGAAGTAACACTTTCTCCTTCCTGTGACATTTTTTAACCAAGTAATTTTACGAGAAAGAAGATAATTAACAGTAGCATGAAACATGAATGACGCCAAGAAGTTGCGAACGAGGAGAGTTTCACTGAGATAAGATATTGTCGGTGGGTGTAAAAAGTAGAGATTTAGGGGTGGATATAACAACTGGGACCTGACTAAAGATCAGAATATAACACGTGAATACGTAAGAGTATACTATATCTCAAAGAGGACGTAGGAAATTAATGGGATGAACAGCTGTTAGATTGTCGTCTATCTCTGAAATAAGGGGAGTAGCAAACATAAAAGGATTTTGGTTGTATTATGAATTATAGCTGCTTGATAATACTTGAAATGTGTATGATTTTCTGCCACCTTTATATAACGGTTGTTGATGCTTGGCATTTAGGGTTCGGATTGCATACTGACATACAATATCTCATCTCTCTGCTGCATGGAGTGTGATGATGTTGTCTTAAATCCCTCTAGAAAACATACAAAATTCTCTTTTAATTCATGTACTTTTGTCTCTATCTCTATCTTCTTCTCCCAAGTCCCAACTTTATAATGGTTGGTATGCGTATACTAGTTACTTATCcatcagaaaagaaaagaaaagcaccACTGAAAAACCAACGAGTACATATTGCGAGCTTCTTTCTAAttattcatcactccatttagtAGCAGTATAGTACTCTGCTGCATTACCTAGCCAGCTATATAGCAGCTAGCTCTCAGCCTCTATCCCTTTAACTTTCTTCCTCATTTATACCATTTGGTCCATTTTCTTGTGGTGGGGGAAAGAAGGAAtcttaaggagagaaagaaagaacagaGCTGTATCTCTTTTGAAGGCAAGAgtcgttaactttgttgtattgtctGCTAAAGAAGGTATGTCATGTTTTAGCTTTTAGATACATAGTTAGTGTGTTCATAACTAAACCCCAGCTCTTGGGATCTTTTGGTTGCTAGGTTAGTTAATCATCATCATTTGCTTTCTTAGCTTTCCTTTTCTCTCTGCATACATTGTACATGAATTGCAGTAATAATATTGCTATTATTATTAAGAGGACGATGATGGTAAAGGATTTGAAATTGACTTGACATGTTCATCAATGGAGGGTTGGTGTGTGTGTTGATTGATAATCTTCATGAATTCTTGATCAGACTAGTGTGGGGGTGGAAATTAAATAGCCAACTCATTGTAGAGAGACCAATAACCAAAATCCAACAGCTAGGGGTTCATGAAGTTGATTCAATACATGCGTCATGCATATAGTACAGTAGCTAGCTAGCCCAGCTATGTAGCCAGGGACCAAGTGTTGCATGTGGGGAATAGTACCAGGCAGTACTGCGTAGACAATCACAGCACACATTATACACTAATAATTCAATTTAAGTTTGTTAATTATTGTTTAATTATGATTTGGTAATTTGCAGGAGCTAGAATTTTACATGAAGAAGGCTTGATTAATTAGAGAGGACAGCAGGGAGAAAATGTACTCAATATGGCTGTATTTGAAAGAGAACGTGAGTTGCAAGAGTACTGATTTTATTGGATATTGCCAAGGTAAAGTTTGCGATAATAAGAATAAAaggaacaagaaaaagaaaaagaacaagaacagAGTTGAAAGAATGAGTAGAGATAAGAAGATGGTAAAAAGTTTGAGTTTCAGGCGAACGAGTTACAGCCAAGAACGTTTTTACCGTAAGTAACTAATTCATCTTTTAACTCATCAGTCACCATTGCTTAACTAAAAACTGCTATGCAGAGACGTACACACGATCTTTCTCGTAGGGTAGTAAATCTGCAGGATAGCAATGTTGGATGACACCCTGAGGTTGAAATACATTTACCATTTAGTCTGAGATGGAGTTATATTTTTACCATTTACTTTTACACACGACTGACTTTCATATCATCAGAATAAGATAAAAAACCGTTGTTTGTGGGCCGACGTGAGAGTAGATTAACCATGTGCATATATCCTCTGCAGTTTACCTGTTCCAGTATTATATATGTTTACTCATAATAGTACCTTTTCAGTGACATCTTAAGCCACAAGTCGAGTCCTAAGCAGCCACTGGTTTATAAGTTTCTAGATCTCCTTACAATTTAGCTTGCGAACAAAAGATGGGATTAACATATAATTTCCCTCGATATGTTTCTATTTAATTATTCATTTTAAGTAATAATTATCTTAATTATTGCTTTGCACGTCTAGCTAATCAAATAATTAAGTAGACATAATCTTTTCTCAGAAGGTTGCCACCCCACCAATTTGGTGGTGATATTTCACATCTTTATTGAGTCTGTCAAAAATACCGAGCTGGGCTGACTCTTCCATTAT includes the following:
- the LOC113288121 gene encoding uncharacterized protein LOC113288121, with protein sequence MKASARSIHQKRDLLMQVQGKTSQSQALLLVSSKTMEDSSPGFQPSATTPDTPGYVVASNPSAPMEIDSNESRKRQSPDDGRSSDDVYSWRKYGEKHVKGNESTRSYYKCSNPVCEAKKQVIRSYEGQTKEITYKGNHNHLAPQPSNEMAVGTTLFVYNGPAKEITYKAKHDLPAQTSSEMAVEKQIHLTEPNGISGFSPITAQSEEISGAAPKLTDDIKVAECDDPESSIKCVGLNAMSISKTPAKLKQKRRKPSVEVPGECQSPAIVSPLAIQAATPSTFSNSPGQMVTSRTIVPVEVDSHELQQRQVLDSIVQAMPSDLKGPLMAAERLSEDGYNWRKYGQKRISGSEFPRSYYRCTHPNCQVKKQLERSHDGKLTEIVYKGTHDHPKPQPSSRMVVGTILSIQEESDRVSLNLKKDNSSNGHDIASCDTNPKSIQPQELAHVGTSHIAATDVDVKDQGPKLNEPGKEVNNDQVPVSKASCSESNTETSNALAVAVSTHQQSEPSLQIQVYMVSSRDGLPVDSNEKRETDGPDSGLQAGQSYQKGTSSLIPTERLPDDVYNWRKYGQKHIKGNEFPRSYYRCTYPNCQVKKQLGLSHDGRIIEIIYKGKHDHPKPLPRGAILSVQDERSDGKPSNEESQSQTSHYIKIIGANEHPVVMASDDDLESPTTQSNRVSDDVEGDDDPQSKRRKKDVDDLDVSAMGRAVREPRYVVEKPSEVDVVDDGYRWHKYGRKMVKGNTNPRNYYRCSNSGCSMKKHVERSSHNPKLLITTYEGKHNHDMPAPRTYSNEALTPKPGSEEHDADTIENRVGAAGAGSSPQIGMIEDKRSMLDQVAAQDKNHSTIPLHNIVDLNPLATCLGGADGDKLKEKQNDSPRFDNPPP
- the LOC113288122 gene encoding ras-related protein RABA5a-like, which codes for MAFYTEEEQTEDYLFKVVLIGDSAVGKSNLLARFARDEFYPNSKSTIGVEFQTQKMDIDGKEIKAQIWDTAGQERFRAVTSAYYRGAVGALVVYDISRRQTFDSIGRWLNELHTHSDMNVVTILVGNKSDLRDAREVTMEEGKSLAEAQGLFFMETSALDSSNVKAAFQTVVKEIYNILSRKVILCQENKKQDTGWMENGKTVVVQAPNHEADSQTKRCCSS